A single genomic interval of Cupriavidus necator harbors:
- the cls gene encoding cardiolipin synthase gives MLQSPSVIAIIVLCFHVVGVVAALHAVMTVRTAPGAIAWAGSLLMMPYFTLVPYLIFGRSTFAGYVDARRFNDDHLRELRHGMTPREREARSACVVHAPAQACMRALPRLTGMPCLANNDVRLLVNGEQTFEAIFAAIARASQVLIVQFFIVHDDALGQRLQALLCERARAGVKVYFLFDRIGCHALPRRYVRTLAEAGVDARAFSTHRGFVNRFQLNFRNHRKLVIVDGSEAFVGGHNVGVEYLGERPPLAPWRDTHIALRGSAVLDLQMAFAEDWFWAAREVPHLLMPPPEAGGRMTCQVVPSGPADAQETCSLFFVEAIQAARHRLWITSPYFVPDEAVFAVLRLAVLRGVDVRILIPARPDHLVVYAASTIYAYQAVSAGIKLYRYQPGFLHQKVILIDDEAAAVGTANLDNRSFRLNFELMVMTADKGFAASVATMLEADFAQARRVGLNEFLDAPAPLRVAMHVAKLFAPIL, from the coding sequence ATGCTGCAGAGCCCGAGTGTCATCGCCATCATCGTCCTGTGCTTTCACGTCGTCGGCGTGGTGGCTGCCCTGCATGCCGTCATGACGGTGCGCACCGCGCCCGGCGCGATCGCGTGGGCGGGGTCGCTGCTGATGATGCCGTACTTCACGCTGGTGCCCTACCTGATCTTCGGGCGCAGCACCTTCGCCGGCTACGTCGACGCCCGGCGCTTCAATGACGACCACCTGCGCGAGCTGCGCCACGGCATGACCCCGCGCGAGCGCGAGGCGCGCAGCGCCTGCGTGGTCCATGCGCCGGCGCAGGCCTGCATGCGTGCGCTACCCCGGCTGACCGGCATGCCGTGCCTGGCCAACAATGACGTGCGCTTGCTGGTCAACGGCGAGCAGACCTTCGAGGCGATCTTTGCCGCGATCGCGCGGGCCAGCCAGGTGCTGATCGTGCAGTTCTTCATCGTGCATGACGATGCGCTGGGCCAGCGCCTGCAGGCGCTGCTGTGCGAGCGCGCGCGGGCCGGCGTCAAGGTGTACTTCCTGTTCGATCGCATCGGCTGCCACGCGCTGCCGCGCCGCTACGTGCGCACGCTGGCCGAGGCCGGCGTCGATGCGCGGGCGTTCTCCACGCACCGCGGCTTTGTCAACCGGTTTCAGCTCAATTTTCGCAACCATCGCAAGCTGGTGATCGTCGATGGCAGCGAGGCCTTTGTCGGTGGCCACAACGTCGGCGTCGAATACCTGGGCGAACGCCCGCCACTGGCGCCGTGGCGCGACACCCATATTGCACTGCGCGGCAGCGCCGTGCTGGACCTGCAGATGGCCTTTGCCGAAGACTGGTTCTGGGCCGCGCGCGAGGTGCCGCACCTGCTGATGCCGCCGCCAGAAGCGGGCGGGCGCATGACCTGCCAGGTGGTGCCGTCAGGCCCTGCCGACGCGCAGGAGACCTGTTCGCTGTTCTTTGTCGAGGCCATCCAGGCGGCGCGCCACCGGCTGTGGATCACGTCGCCGTATTTCGTGCCCGACGAGGCGGTGTTTGCGGTGCTGCGGCTGGCCGTGCTGCGCGGCGTGGATGTGCGCATCCTGATTCCAGCGCGGCCCGATCACCTGGTGGTCTATGCCGCCTCCACTATCTATGCGTACCAGGCCGTGTCCGCGGGCATCAAGCTGTATCGCTACCAGCCCGGCTTCCTGCACCAGAAGGTCATCCTGATCGACGACGAAGCCGCGGCGGTCGGCACCGCCAACCTGGACAACCGCTCGTTCCGGCTCAACTTCGAGCTGATGGTGATGACTGCCGACAAGGGCTTTGCCGCGAGCGTGGCCACCATGCTCGAAGCCGACTTCGCCCAAGCCCGGCGCGTCGGGCTGAACGAGTTCCTCGATGCGCCGGCGCCGCTGCGCGTGGCGATGCACGTCGCCAAGCTGTTTGCGCCCATCCTCTGA
- a CDS encoding TetR/AcrR family transcriptional regulator, whose product MTRAVPAPPARATYRHGDLRRALLDAGIDLAREGGPDAIVLREATRRAGVVPNAAYRHFASRQDLLQAVRASALSSLAIAMEGEIGGLRPGRGAAAHARACLRAVGTGYLRFALAETGLFRTAFSVPDEVEDDADPAKAGNSGLNPFQLLGAALDKLVEAGVLPPERRPGAEYLAWSAVHGLAVLLIDGPLRSRAKEQAEILGQRLLDMVEKGL is encoded by the coding sequence ATGACCCGGGCTGTCCCCGCGCCTCCGGCGCGCGCCACCTACCGCCACGGCGACCTGCGCCGCGCGCTGCTGGACGCAGGCATCGACCTGGCACGCGAGGGTGGCCCCGACGCCATCGTGCTGCGCGAGGCCACACGCCGTGCCGGCGTGGTGCCCAATGCCGCGTACCGGCACTTCGCCAGCCGGCAGGACCTGCTGCAGGCAGTGCGGGCCTCGGCCTTGTCGTCGCTTGCCATTGCTATGGAGGGGGAAATCGGCGGGCTGCGCCCGGGCCGTGGAGCCGCCGCGCATGCGCGTGCCTGCCTGCGTGCGGTCGGCACCGGCTACCTGCGCTTTGCGCTGGCCGAGACCGGACTGTTCCGCACCGCGTTTTCGGTGCCGGATGAAGTGGAAGATGATGCCGATCCGGCCAAGGCAGGCAACAGCGGTCTCAATCCGTTCCAGCTGCTGGGCGCGGCGCTGGACAAGCTGGTGGAAGCCGGCGTGCTGCCGCCCGAGCGCCGGCCGGGTGCGGAGTACCTGGCGTGGTCGGCCGTGCATGGCCTGGCCGTCCTGCTGATCGACGGCCCGCTGCGCAGCCGCGCCAAGGAGCAGGCAGAGATCCTCGGGCAGCGCCTGCTCGACATGGTCGAGAAGGGCCTCTAG
- a CDS encoding site-specific integrase, with protein sequence MIKIREAHEAYFPPIASDVELPAPLRPSELDPLAEQAANALRREGESQNTVASYRSALRYWSAWYALRYRQPVQLPLAPAVVIQFIVDHATRQTPQGPVCEMPAAIDQALVADGYKARPGPPALSTLTHRLAVLAKAHRLQALPNPCAEAAVRELMAGIRRAYARRGQRQARKAALTRDPLLRLLDTCDDSLRGLRDRALLLFAWASGGRRRSEVARATLGHLTRLGPGDFVYALGWSKTNQSGNERADTAKPVTGAAGQALEAWLAAAGINSGPLFRRIRRGGHVGEGLSDAAVSRIVKTRCALAGLEGDYSAHSLRSGFVTEAAAQQVPLAETMAMTGHASVSTVVRYFRAADARRSRAADLLAQASQSAEGD encoded by the coding sequence ATGATAAAAATCCGAGAAGCCCACGAAGCCTACTTTCCACCGATTGCATCCGATGTCGAACTACCGGCGCCGCTTCGCCCGTCCGAACTGGATCCCCTTGCCGAGCAAGCGGCCAATGCCTTGCGCCGCGAAGGCGAATCCCAAAACACGGTGGCAAGCTACCGGTCCGCACTGCGCTACTGGTCTGCCTGGTATGCCCTGCGCTACCGGCAACCTGTGCAGCTCCCGCTCGCGCCTGCCGTCGTCATCCAGTTCATCGTCGACCACGCCACGCGACAGACGCCGCAAGGTCCTGTCTGCGAGATGCCCGCGGCCATCGACCAGGCGCTGGTCGCTGACGGATACAAGGCACGACCCGGCCCGCCCGCGCTGTCCACGCTGACGCACCGGCTGGCGGTACTGGCCAAGGCCCATCGCCTGCAGGCCTTGCCCAACCCTTGCGCCGAAGCTGCGGTGCGCGAACTGATGGCCGGCATCCGGCGCGCCTATGCGCGCCGCGGACAGCGCCAGGCGCGCAAGGCGGCGCTGACCCGCGATCCGCTGCTGCGCCTGCTCGATACCTGTGATGACTCGCTGCGCGGCCTGCGCGACCGCGCGCTGCTGCTGTTTGCATGGGCCAGTGGCGGGCGCCGCCGCTCTGAAGTCGCGCGCGCGACCCTCGGCCACCTCACCCGGCTTGGCCCCGGTGATTTCGTCTATGCACTGGGCTGGTCCAAGACCAACCAGTCAGGCAACGAGCGCGCCGATACCGCCAAGCCCGTCACCGGTGCCGCCGGCCAGGCGCTGGAGGCATGGCTTGCTGCCGCCGGCATCAACAGCGGGCCGCTGTTTCGCCGCATCCGCCGCGGCGGGCATGTGGGAGAAGGTTTGTCCGATGCGGCGGTCAGCCGCATCGTCAAGACGCGCTGCGCATTGGCGGGACTGGAGGGCGACTACTCAGCGCATTCACTGCGCTCGGGCTTCGTTACCGAGGCTGCTGCGCAACAGGTGCCGCTGGCCGAGACCATGGCCATGACCGGCCACGCAAGCGTGTCGACGGTTGTACGTTACTTCCGCGCCGCGGACGCGCGGCGCTCGCGTGCTGCCGACCTGCTGGCGCAAGCGTCGCAATCCGCCGAAGGCGACTGA
- a CDS encoding DNA-binding protein yields METFRSRGITRDDVWQAADSLLKAGQRPTIERIRLHLGRGSPNTVSPHLDAWFAALGGRIQDPQAFAPAPGCPEPVTEAARYLWDAALQVAKASAEAALVQREAALAEARAALEQERQALAQERQVMQARLEGAETAMAELTRARDDATERAVRAEAAATALQQQAETMRAESAAALLAHNAMQQDFAAQRAAWDQERETVTQRAAANERRMALELDAARVAAREGQKLLEAERKAAVERLTRAAEAASRQGSEMTRLGQALAVLEERVRQRESLLAEYRNQADAATTATAGPGSPAVRRTRPARAALAAGKGSRRRTRGV; encoded by the coding sequence ATGGAAACCTTTCGCAGCCGTGGCATTACCCGGGACGACGTCTGGCAGGCCGCCGACAGCCTGCTCAAGGCCGGCCAGCGGCCCACCATCGAACGCATCCGCCTGCACCTGGGGCGGGGCTCTCCCAATACGGTCAGCCCGCACCTGGATGCCTGGTTCGCGGCACTGGGTGGACGTATCCAGGATCCACAGGCCTTTGCGCCCGCACCCGGATGCCCGGAGCCAGTCACGGAGGCAGCGCGCTATTTGTGGGATGCTGCGCTGCAGGTAGCCAAGGCTTCGGCCGAGGCCGCGCTGGTGCAGCGTGAGGCGGCACTGGCCGAGGCCCGGGCGGCACTGGAGCAGGAGCGCCAAGCGCTGGCGCAGGAACGCCAGGTCATGCAGGCTCGCCTGGAAGGGGCCGAGACGGCCATGGCGGAACTGACACGGGCCCGCGACGACGCTACGGAGCGTGCCGTGCGCGCTGAAGCTGCAGCCACCGCCCTGCAGCAACAGGCGGAGACAATGCGCGCAGAGTCGGCCGCGGCGCTGTTGGCACACAACGCCATGCAGCAGGATTTCGCCGCGCAGCGGGCGGCGTGGGACCAGGAGCGGGAAACCGTGACCCAGCGCGCCGCCGCCAATGAGCGCCGCATGGCGCTGGAGCTGGACGCCGCGCGCGTGGCGGCCAGGGAGGGCCAGAAGCTGCTGGAAGCCGAGCGCAAGGCGGCCGTTGAGCGGCTGACGCGTGCTGCCGAGGCCGCGTCGCGCCAGGGCAGCGAGATGACCCGCCTTGGCCAGGCGCTCGCCGTGCTGGAAGAACGTGTGCGGCAGCGGGAAAGCCTGCTGGCCGAGTATCGCAACCAGGCGGATGCCGCAACCACGGCCACCGCCGGCCCCGGTAGCCCGGCAGTCCGCCGCACACGGCCGGCCCGCGCTGCGCTGGCCGCCGGCAAGGGCAGTCGGCGGCGTACGCGAGGCGTATAG